Below is a genomic region from Gemmatimonadaceae bacterium.
GATCTGCGCTGCAGGGGCAAGCATCGACGGGGCTGAATCGTCCCCCAAAGCGCTACGTTATGATGTAACCGTCTACGAGGTGGTACGCCATGACCAGTTGGATCGAGCTGCCAGATGAAGATCGGGTGGAGGGACCCCTTGCCGAGGCGTATGCGCGCGTGGCCGCCGCCCGCGGCGCGGTCGGGAACATCCTCAAGGCGCACGCGACGCGTCCGGCGGCGCTCGTCGCGCATCTCGACCTGTATCGCGAACTCATGTTCAGCCGCTCCGAATTGAGCCGCGCCGAGCGGGAATTGATCGCGTCCGTGGTCTCTTCCGTGAACGGGTGCCGGTATTGAATGCACCATCACGGAGGGTCGCTCCGTCAGCTCACGAAGGATCCGGCGCTGGTCGATGCCGTGCTCGCCGACCCGCGGGGAGCATCGTTGCCACCGCGCTGGCGCGTGCTCGCCGACTTCGCGATCGCGTTGACGGTGCAGCCCAGCGCGGTCTCCGGAGCCGACGCGGCTGCCTTGCGGGCCGTCGGCCTGTCCGACGCGGGGCTGCACGACGTCGTGGCGGTGACCGCGTATTTCAACTTCGTCAACCGGATGGCGGAGGGGTTGAACATCCCGCTGGAGTAACGCGAACCAGCGCGACGGCGCGCCGGTTCCGTCTCACGGCCCGTGCACGGCTGCCACGTCCTCGCGGCCGGCCAGGGCGGTCTCCATCGCACCCACTGAGATCGCGAAGTGGGAAGCGCTCCAGAGCGCGGTGCCGTCGCGCAGCAGGATCACCTGCGGCGATGCGTGGCCGATGCCCAGCGTGTCGGCGACGCGCTGCGACGTCTCGCGCTGCGTGAGCACGTCGATCAGGACCACCGGCACGTCGTCGTGACGCTGCGCATACCTCGACACTTCTCCGAGCGCACGCAGCGATGTCGGGCACGCCGGGCTGTGCTTGAATACCCAGCGGACCCCCGGCGAGTGGAGTTCGGCTGGAATGGTCGATCCGGGCTGACGGGCAAGGCGATGTATGCTCATGGGGTTCCTGATCCTGGCAGAAGGGACGACCGACGCGGGGGGCGGTCGTATTGCTCCGCGACTCCGTGTGGCAACTGGACAAGTGTTCACCCCGTCGTTCAGTTCCATGGCACGCCACAACGCCCGAGCGCCAACCCCGGGAAGTCGGGCCGCTCAACCGAATAGAGTCGCGATGGAACCATTCCAACGGAGGTCCGGTTGACACCGTCAATGCCGGACCATGACGACGCCAAACGGGAACGCGACAAGCAGTTTCGCGAGGAAGCGCTCCGCTGGCTTCCGCAAGTCGCACGATTCGCGTTGTCGCTTGCCCGGGACCAGTCCGATGCCGATGATCTCGTGCAGGAGACCTACCTGCGCGCGTATCGCTCGTGGCACCTCTACGAGCCAGGCACGGAGTGTCGTGGGTGGCTGTTTACCATCTGTCGGAATGAGTTCCTGCGTACGCGCGCGCGGCAGCAACGCGAGGTGGATCTCGATCCACCGGAACTCGAAGCTCGTCAGGCCGCGGCGGTGCACGAATCCGTCCGCAATACGATGCTCGAGGACATCTGGCTCCGGGTGGACCTCGCGCCTGCCATTCGCCACGCGCTTGCCGCCCTGCCGGAAGTCCTGCGGACCGCCGTGATTCTGGTCGATCTGCAGGATCTCAAGTACGAAGAAGCTGCCGTGGTCCTGGGCGTACCGGTTGGCACGGTGCGTTCCAGACTGTTCCGGGGCAGGCGACAGCTGCAGGAACCGCTGCTCATTCACGCGCAAGATGCGGGCTATGCCCCGCGACGACCGACCTCGGACGGGGGGGACATACCATGACGGAAGAACATTCGCACGACCACGAGATGCTTGACTGCGAGACCGTCATGCAGCAACTGTGGGATTACCTGGACGAGGAGCTGACGCCGGATCGCATGGCCGCGATCCGGACCCATCTGTCCATGTGCGCCCGGTGTTATCCCCAGTACGAGTTCGAGCGGGCGTTCCTCGCGGCGCTCAATGGCGCTCAGGCAGAGCATTCGGACCCGGAGGCGCTACGGGAGCGCGTGGCCGACGCGCTGCGCGCCGATGGCATGCTCGAGGTCTAGCCCCCGCGCGGGGCTCGACCGCGAGGCGTCTGGACTCACGCACGCACGAGCCGGGAGTGCCTGTCGGGCACGACCGGCTTTCGCGTCTCCGGCGGTGATGCGCGGACGGCGCGGCCGCCCATAGCGCGGGCGGTCTGCTCGAGATCTTGCAGGACGTTCATGAACGTGATGAACGCATCGTACGGCGTGTCGTACGGGCTGAAGTACTTGTGGACGTCCCCGTCGTTCGACCATTTGGTGCAGATGTAGTAGAGGTGGTCACTCGTGGTCAAACGGCGCCAGACCGACAATAGATGCGCATCCCCCGCGGCGGCGACTGCGGCTCCGACCTGGAACAGGCGGTCGCGCGCCGCCTCCTGCAGTGGGTTTCCCAGCCACGCCGTCACCCCGCGATCCTCGTCCGCCCACGACGTGGGTCGGGGGAACGACAGCGTGCCGACCGGCGCGCGTTCGGCGAGCGTGGACGGATGCACGAACCGGAGCCCCCGGCGCCGGCAGGCGTCGGGCAGGTGCCGCAGAAACTCGAAGATTCCGGTGTCGGCCCATTGGTGTTCGCCGAATGTCTCGTAATCCAGAAAGAGATGGATGCTGTCGCCGGGCGAGGCGGCCAACCAGTCGGCGTAGGTTTCAGCGGTCAGTGGCCAGCGGGCCCAGTCCCGGTTGGAGAACCGGAAGCCGACATCGTCGCTCAGGCGATGGTTCCGCGGCAGCAGCCGCAAGCCCGGGGCGGACGCGGCCGCGTATACATGGTTCGCCGAACGCCACCCAAGCACCTGGTCCGCCCCCTCCACCATCATGCCCGTATACCCGAGGCCCTCGATGGTCGGGGCCAACTCGTCGAAGTAGATGAGTTCGGTATTCCGGAACACACGCGGGCGCTGATGAAAGTGGCGCGCGATTGTGCGGCGATGGAGAAGGACCTGTTCGCGAAACTCCGCCGGCTGCCCGAGGCTGGCCAGACTGTGGTAGGACGTCTCCGACAGGAGTTCCACGCCGCCGGTGCCGACGACCCGTTGGAAGCTCTCCAGGACGTCGGGAGCCGTATCGGACATCTGCTCGAGGACCGTGCCGCTCAGGCTCAACGCAAAGCGGAATTCCCCTTCGCTCTGCCGGATCAGCTCGCCGAGCAGGCCGTTGGTGGGCAGATAGCACTTGTCGGCGACCCGCCGCAGCAACTCGCGATTGCGCTGGTCGTCGAAATAAGCCTGCCCGGTGCCGATGTCGAAGAACCGGTAGCGGCGCAGCCGGAACGGCTGG
It encodes:
- a CDS encoding peroxidase-related enzyme (This protein belongs to a clade of uncharacterized proteins related to peroxidases such as the alkylhydroperoxidase AhpD.), which codes for MHHHGGSLRQLTKDPALVDAVLADPRGASLPPRWRVLADFAIALTVQPSAVSGADAAALRAVGLSDAGLHDVVAVTAYFNFVNRMAEGLNIPLE
- the ytxJ gene encoding bacillithiol system redox-active protein YtxJ, which gives rise to MSIHRLARQPGSTIPAELHSPGVRWVFKHSPACPTSLRALGEVSRYAQRHDDVPVVLIDVLTQRETSQRVADTLGIGHASPQVILLRDGTALWSASHFAISVGAMETALAGREDVAAVHGP
- a CDS encoding zf-HC2 domain-containing protein is translated as MTEEHSHDHEMLDCETVMQQLWDYLDEELTPDRMAAIRTHLSMCARCYPQYEFERAFLAALNGAQAEHSDPEALRERVADALRADGMLEV
- a CDS encoding glycoside hydrolase family 57 protein, giving the protein MRDICIYAQVHQPFRLRRYRFFDIGTGQAYFDDQRNRELLRRVADKCYLPTNGLLGELIRQSEGEFRFALSLSGTVLEQMSDTAPDVLESFQRVVGTGGVELLSETSYHSLASLGQPAEFREQVLLHRRTIARHFHQRPRVFRNTELIYFDELAPTIEGLGYTGMMVEGADQVLGWRSANHVYAAASAPGLRLLPRNHRLSDDVGFRFSNRDWARWPLTAETYADWLAASPGDSIHLFLDYETFGEHQWADTGIFEFLRHLPDACRRRGLRFVHPSTLAERAPVGTLSFPRPTSWADEDRGVTAWLGNPLQEAARDRLFQVGAAVAAAGDAHLLSVWRRLTTSDHLYYICTKWSNDGDVHKYFSPYDTPYDAFITFMNVLQDLEQTARAMGGRAVRASPPETRKPVVPDRHSRLVRA
- a CDS encoding carboxymuconolactone decarboxylase family protein is translated as MTSWIELPDEDRVEGPLAEAYARVAAARGAVGNILKAHATRPAALVAHLDLYRELMFSRSELSRAERELIASVVSSVNGCRY
- a CDS encoding sigma-70 family RNA polymerase sigma factor, with the translated sequence MPDHDDAKRERDKQFREEALRWLPQVARFALSLARDQSDADDLVQETYLRAYRSWHLYEPGTECRGWLFTICRNEFLRTRARQQREVDLDPPELEARQAAAVHESVRNTMLEDIWLRVDLAPAIRHALAALPEVLRTAVILVDLQDLKYEEAAVVLGVPVGTVRSRLFRGRRQLQEPLLIHAQDAGYAPRRPTSDGGDIP